The DNA window ATAATGATCATACTGGAGAAGATATGAAATGGTTGAGGATTCCTTTTTAGCAAATTTTACACTACAGAGTTCAAAATGATATAATAGTAGAGGTGATTATATTTTGTTCCGTTtcatttttacctataaaaataatcaaattaaaattttataaaatataaaaaaatcaaaccgaaaccggttccaATCGACCGGTTTTGGTCTGgttcagttattttatattaaaaattgaaaccCAACCGACCAGTTTCGATTATGTTCGGTttgttcggttattttatattaaaaaccaaaaactatattgttttttgagttttttttttactttctgaTGGActtggtttcggtttggttcggtttagtTTTAACTAAACCTATTCggttgaggtttttttattttaggcttATGAAATCAAAACAGAACCgagccaaatatttttttaaaatattctaatcaattttttatggttcagttttttttaaatttttttgttttttcaatttaatcaatttattaatatttttttctcacccgTAATTCAAATGATACACCTAGCTTTAAGCTAACAATTTAGAATGAGATGgatgataaattattataagCTATTGGGcaaaaatatagaataaataGGTTGCAAGGAAAGTACAACTGCCTAAGATTGAAAcattgttaattttctagttGTTAAGTCTTACCAGAGTTGCATATTGTTCAGCTCAAATCAAGTGTTGATAATATAAAGGGTGTAACTTGACTAGtctggttttaaatttatattttagatatcaCTAATTCTAAGTgttatatataaagtattagTATTAAGGTTTGCTAGATGTTATATATACCATATGAAAAATCAAGTGTTTGCTGCAAAGGATGTCTAGCAAATGTTTAAGATGATAGGTTTAAAGATGTTGATTGGAGAAGAATGTTTATGAAAACATCGTGTGCTAGGAGGAGGTCTTGGCTTAGGAGCTTATAATAAACttattaattgttaatgtttAAGTTACTTGTTTGGAATGTTAATTAtattaagtttgtttttgaaatattttattttttcgtttaattaTGTGTTCGAAAGGTAAGTGTGGAATTTAACTTATCATGTGTTAATTTACTTGTTTAGACTATTTACATTTaagtttatatttgaaatatctTAGTTTTATGTTTAATCTTGTGCTTGTTATATAAGTTTGATATTTaagttttagttaatttatatgtGCGGTATTTTTTGGGTCCCATAAGCAATTCAGATTTGTTGAAttcctttactttttttctatattgcaattatttttttattttaattttattttgtaaccGTAGGTGTTCGGGCTAATTTACACTCGCATCGAGTAATCTCCCGGAGCTTTAAAGTTAATGACCaggtaagcctccagtgaccctgaAGTTTGTGGCACTTGAACTGGTGATCTCTGGGAAGCAAATTCAAGATCTGACCAATTAAGTTACACCCTTTGCTTCTACCTAAAGATGTATAAAAATGGAACAACTTATTGAAGACATGACTGGGACtgtttcatcatttgtttttgtatttggaaTTGTATTTACAtctttttaaaagtatgtttgaCTTGAAAaggtattaaattattttttatagtatttttaattattttgatgtgttgatataaaaaaataaaaaaattattttaaagtattttcaagtgaaaaacacttttaaaaaactctttGACAATATCAAACACTTAATCAATTAAACTTATGTAGATgaaacttttaattgctttcGAACCTAAGATTGGAtttctaaattcaattttttaacgAAATTAAAAAGGTTGATATCCTCCCAATATTTGATAacgaaacaaaaattaaataagaacgcgataatctcatagaaagtaaaataaaaaaaaatataactaccaattcccaacaaatcaaatgtgaaagggtgaaattgaaaaaaaatcaaattaaaaaaaaacttgagtccaCTTAGTCATCTTACTAAATATATGACCTAGTTGTGAGAAAAGAATAAccacacagaaaaaaaatatgaataaaacaACGAAACTCAAATATCagacaacctaatattaaagagcgaaaataaaaaaaaaaatcaatttaaaaaaaataaccaaaaaactcTTGTTATCTTATTAAGCAGATGAACTAGTTATATGAGGTCAAGTTAAtctattgaaaagaaaaggaaataaaatcatacatctaatttctaaatattttaatattaaaaattaaaattaaaaaaatatatttttttaaaaacagatAGGAGGTTAATATATTAATTGGCCATCACGACTAGTAAGTTATCATTTTAACAAGAATATTGAGGACACATGCTGACATTGACGACGACGGCAACATGTGTTAACTCTGGTTCGTAAGGCTCGACGACGAGGGATTGGTAGCCAGCCTCTTTggttaaagtgatttttttttaatatatattaaaataatatattaattattgtcGTCAAATAACTAAATAACATGGCTAAAGACAGGGATGATGGCAACAAATAAAATGGCTAAAATTTAGACTCATTGTCGtcaaccttttgtttttttttttttagattaatgtgggtgtccgggtcagcttgtgcgtatctcgactaatcccacgggccctgaaattaccgatcatataagcctctagtgacccCGAGATTTATgaaactcgaactggtgacctctaaaAAGCAAACTCAGGACCTAATCAATTAAACTACACTCCTCATAATTAACTTTCTGTTTTCTTATTCGTTGGTTCCTTGCCTTATTCACTGATTACATTATATttacaattacaaaaacaaaaaagttatgAATTTACTGTACAAACACTATGTAACCAGACACAAAACATTGCAGAttcaattattgttttgaaattattttattccttttaaatCTTTCTGCTCCGGTCACTTAACTTTTGAAATGTgctcctattttttaaaaaataaataatagagaacaaaaaattagatttttttttataaaaataaagaaaaaatatcattaagaaAAGGGGGAATtacacaagaaaaatattttgtttcaattacatttaaattattactcttcttataaaaaaactattgctatataattaaataaaaaaaaattgaagagtaCCTTGATGTATTTATTCTCACTTCTTAACTTAGTTTTTGGTTAATGTTAATAACTCTTTGTAATATATATTGGTGCATTTACCCTTgatgtattttattaaatactaatGTATTAGCCCGCGCTCCGTAGCgggtcaataacaatttttttttaaaatgaaaaaaatactttacatttaaaaaaatatttttacaagagACTTAGATCTGGCGGCCATGCCAGACTCAAGAGACTTGGGTCAGGCCGCCTGACCCaaggatattattattaataattttacccttaaatcaaatctataatttttttcaatagtaataattttattttttaaatttattaataattatattgataatattcataataatgacaataataatatttataatattaataataatattaaacttacctgacccaagttcttatagtttttaatcacttcaaatcaaatttatggttttacTTCAATagtaatactattttttaaaaaaatttaataataataatattaacaataatattaataattttaaattttacccttcaaatcaaatctatgtttttttcttcaatagtaataatattattcttcaaatttaataataataataataataataattattattattaattttgcccttcaaatcaaatctatggtttttttttcaaatttaataataataataataataacaataacaataataataatttttaattttagccttcaaatcaaatatatggtttttcttcaacaataataatattttttaaaaaaatttaatactaataagaataataataataagattcaCGTTCATTGGGTATgacatcattttcaaaatctaagTAACCTGGATCTGGTGCCCCTACCAGACCCTAGTTCTCGGGATTTGGACGTGCCACACCCAAATTCCTAGGGTCTGCCAGACCAAGAGAAGTCTACATCatacaaaaatctaaaaaataaaaacatatattaaacaaattatcaacataaaaaaaacatcaacatgtCAATTATAGAAGAAAATGCTTGTTCACAACAAAATAAAGGGAAGAAAAAGCTGAAATCAATGGAGTTTAGTGACATCAACATgtcaattataaaagaaaatgcttGTTCACAACCAAATAAAGGGAAGAAAAAGCTGAAATCAGTCGAGTTTAGTGGAATTAGTTACTTTAAAAGAATTTTGATAGATTATGAGTCataatcaatcaagaaaaaaacaatccataaaGAAGAGTTTGAATGCATAAAGAactataaaacttaattctatTTGGAACGAGTcctcaatatttaaataatatttgtgtAAATTCTAAATAACCTTGAGATCCATGCAACAAAGTCCTGgtattccaaaaataaaaattaaatttattatttttattgtgtatatatatattaaaaaaaaacccaacattaaCAGCATTTGCATACTCGTGATTGGTACTGggaaataaaatatgatgatgATCTTGATTAACTCATCAAAATGGGGTGATGAAACCCGAGACAAAATTTCACATAATTTACTGATAAGATAAATGATTGAGCACGTGTTAGGCTGTAACATATCGCATTCCTGTACAATACATTAATCCATTCTATTGCCATGAATCTTTATGCTATTTTACGACAACATTTTTTCTAGTCTTAACTACAAAATCCCTTTCAGAGCAGATGGTGAACATATCATAGGTCTTTCACCCTGATTCTTCAAAACGTAGAGCGTGCAAAGAGCTAAACCTGCGACTCTCCAGGCAAAGCTGCAATTTCCGACAACTCCTTGGCTCTTGGCATGGTTGTAAGAAACCTGATATAGAGCCATGGCCTCCTCAAAGATTTCCTCATCTCTTCGTTTGCTCAAATTAAATTCCGCAGCTTCATATAAGAACTATATAAGATGATGATAAGTCAGCGAAGCTGGAAGCAAGAGGCAGCACCGGGACTATTTCAACAGGAAAGGATTAACAAGAAATAATATGCTGACCTCCTTGTATTTTCTTATGACTTCATTAGCCTTGTCGTTGCTCTCTTCACCAGCCTTTAGAGCATTGCGCATCTCCTTCCTGTATTGACCGTAGAGTTCCTTCCACTTCACAAGGTACAGCTCGTGAACTTCATCGTCAAAGCAAGGGAGTTTCCAAACATCTAACAGATTGAAAAAGCATcagtaaaactcaatttaatgataatatttgtaaatgctaaaaaagaaaaaatcttcaaatatttttcatgtcctGAGAAATTTAACCACCACATGAGGTTCATAGCTTCAATCTTTAGATTCATAAAACCCTCACCATTTGATGACAGATCCATGTCTTCATATGCTTTCACTTTATCATAAATTTTTCCCAATATGGAAGTAGATCGATAggttttcttttcgttttttccCATAAAATGTGGGAACAGCTCTGCCTTCAAGCCTTCTGGAACTTCAATCTGTTTAAAAGTAGGAAAGAGTCttattgatttcaaaatattaataaattacttCAAATTGAATATCATCAAAGAAACCACCCCAAACTAGATTCCTCAAGAATAATGCAAATTAGAACATCTTTATCCATACACATAATCACCAAGAACATAAACTTTGTGACTTCTACACATCAAATCCCTTCAAATGGCTGAGTATTTGgtaatcttcattttatttgctCATTTGAAGAATAGCCATTCTGCATATATTCAGTGCTTTTTATTCCTCAACTAccgaaaaaaatttatagtaatttttcTGATTTAcatcaaaggaaaagaaacaatCAAATGTGCTAAAATGTGCAGCGTTAAGATTTGTCCATCTCCTTTGAGTACTGCCAAGTGCCAGCCAGTAAGGAAAACCACATCTAGCGATTAGTTTCATTCCAGCAAGGTAGCCCCCCCTGGTCATGATAACTAAACAGTAGACGAGAAGAGCTTGATATACAGAGGCTAAAAGATCCCTAAAAATTGCAGAAAGCAGATCTCAAACATTATTCTCAAGTGCAGGCAGGGACTTTGATTTGTCAACCTATTCCATGAACTTCAAGTGTCCTCAAAGTGTGGAAATATATTCAGAAGGATATAAATAATAGCTACCTAGTGCGGAACTAGAATGAAACACATAAATTTGGCACTggttaaaaaagaaactaagtttagctaattataagaaattgagctgtaattttatttgtttacaaGTCACTCACTTTCAAATGTAAATTTCCGTACGTACGTTTCCACTGCATTAACTATCACAAGTATACTTAATTTAACCAAATATCAATGTTTGGTCCAATATTTGTAGAGCTCAAGTGTtcagatgaaaaaacaaaagtcttCAAAAACTCATCAACCATCTTTAATGCCACAACCCTCAATGCCATGTGCAGATTCCAGAGAATGACTATGCAATTGgaactaaataatattttaaagcacATGAAATTGGTAAAGCTGATCTTCATATTATATCAAGAAGCAGAAACTTAGAAGTTCAAAATGCTTGCAGATAAGGCATCAGGGAATTCAATCTTCTTTGCCATGTTCACAAAAATACTGGGACAAGTGATCATCTTAAAGTAAATATAACCCATAATTCATTTCATCCAGTTCCgaagaaataagaaaactaaCCCTTCTTCCACCTTTCTTTGGAGCATCTAGAGCATCATAGTATATATCAATCAACAgattgatattttctttcataCAAACTATCTCTTCTGCACAATCATTTCCCAATGTTAGAAGCCGGTCCATCATTGCCAGCCAGCTATCCGCTGCCACCCCTACAGTGGAACTGAAAGTAGCCAAAAGCTTTGAAGCATTGAACTTAGTGATGAAGCTACATAACTAAAACAGATTAAATGCCTTCATATTTCATACAAGTTTAGATCAAAAGGATCGATGCCATAGAAATGACAGTTTTACGCTGGCTGTAAACCTACCCCAACCCTACTCTTTTATCCAGGCTTAGGACCGGGTACTCTAACCTAAGCTAGCATAGTAGATTTTCATCTTTCATACAAGtatgaaaacaaattttcaaacCCCAGAGCAAGAAATGTTTGAGACTTGGACCTCTTCAAAAGGGTAAACAACCCATATAACTCAAGAAATAAGGTACAATTTCAACATTACATCACTAATGTGATTttctatcaataaataaattcatatattgAGATTAGCGGGCACAAGTGTAGCATCctagttcaataaaaaaaattgttttttccaaTCAACACTAAAAACGAGAGAGACATGTGATGGACAAAAATGAAGCATTGTGGCTGGCTGGTTGCAAAAGATTATCATATTATGCAATCAATTGTTTACCTTGGCTGAAACCTGTTCCtcaaaaatagtttgaaaagcTCAACCTCCAACTCCTCATCAGAGAATTCACTTGGTTTTCTGTTAGGCACATTAGGGGTTGAAGTAGAAGGTGTCCAAGGTTCCGTTTGTTTAAAGGTTTCCAGAAGCTGTAGAGATAACAGAGTGCAAATGATTAATTTTGGAAACTATACATATTCCACTCAATTAGGAACAgaacttaaaaatttatttacacaaGACTGAACTTTCAAAGACATACAAACAGTTCTCAGTTGATCACTGGTATGAAATAAAACTCAAGCACATGAAATGACATACACATGAAGGAGTCTCAAAGAGATGCACCTTAAGGAGTGAAGGAAAATATACGTAAAGAGGTTCCATCATCAGTAAACACGGTagcattaacaaattaaaagcaacAGTTTCTAGAGGTTTTATTTGCCAGGTGCCAGTAGGTTATCACTATAAAAGCAGTGATTGTTTGTCACTTTAACAGACACTAGCTATAATTATTCCTCAGAGACActagaaaaaagttaaaatgaagtggaaacaaaattttcatttaaaaaagctGTCTATGTCATAGTTGTTTCAATAGAAAATTGAGAGAATAGTCAAGAAAAAATGctctaaatctttttttctgtttgcaTATCATTTTAACTTTATACTTAAATAATATTCTCAAAAATTCTTCTACTCATtaactaattgaaaaaaagaaattttattatatttatataataaaaaaacaacattaatcaaatatgaaaGGGCCTAACAACAAAATAATCCTAGCATATCACATCTTTGTTCTTCATTTGTGAGACAATTGAAACTGAGAAAGCATCTTAGATGAGTTTTCCAAATTTGGTAACATGAAAAAGAGATCCTATCAATAGCCTCAGTTTCAGATACTGAATAGGTCCTGAAGGTTTGACGTCACTTGAAAGAGATGAGAGAATAAACTACCAACTCGTTTTTTGAAAGCACTACCTGAATATGAGATGAATACCCAAATGGGGGTAATAAGATGTTCCAGAATAAAGGAATAACTAAACTTACACAAATAAATGGAAATGAGAGAATGGCTGAAGAACCTGACTCCTAAAAACATCTCCCAAACAcacaaagcaattttttttttgttttcctcctaaatggaataaaataaataagcaaaaGGGATATTCTTCCAATACGCTTAGTTTCATCTAGAGACCAAAAAAATAGCACTAACCTGAGGATTTCTTGACACAAAAAACATGTCACCATCAAAATCACCACCTGACATCTCATCTGCCAAAGACCGTGGTCCTTTGCATGGGAAAAATATAGCATACTTAGCATTTCCAACAAAATCTTCCAACTCCCTTACATATGTAGCCTTTAAAATATGTATATCTCCAAAATGTAAACCTGGATTCCGATAGATTAATACCTCCCCTGAAATCTGTCCACAATCTCTGCATGTTTTCCATCAAGAAAGAAAGCATCCCATAATTACATTGATAACTTCAATCCAAAATTGCAACTATGGGGGTGTGTGTAGGGGTAAACTATGCACATACATAATAGTCAGGCATAGAACAAATCTTGCGACTTTCAAATCCGGTTTGTTAAATGCTAATGAGTATGTATATATTTGTCACATTAATAGTAAAGAAACATGCCAATAACAAACATACAGTATTATGCAAACTTCATCACTCTCCAAGAGTCCAGTTGGATCGGCTGTCCCCATCAAATAATATGATTCAGGCACAGGTATTTTTCCTCCTTTCAGactcttcttttcttccttcatcAGTATTGACAAACGACATTGCAAATATGGTTCTTCTAGCGGAATCCCACAGCCAATCATTGTTGCCACAATGTTATCATCCATATCCCCATAATTAAGTGCAACTGATCAGTGCAAAGAAAAACTTTTGTTACAGTTACTTAATAGGAGTTGGAAacattgagaataaaaaataaattaacacacaaatatagataaataaatcaatgaatGACCAACTCAATGGAGGAACACCAGAATTGTCATTATAAACCACCTCCTGGGAAGATTAAAATAAGTCGTAAGAGAGTAAAatccatgaaaataaaataaagataataaagcATAAAAATCCTTCCTGAAATGGTCAGGCAAGGATCCACAAAGAAATAGCAAAATAGAAGAAGTTGATGTATAATCAATGGCATTGCTGACCAGCTTAATCTTCAAAGAAGAAACCAGAATCAGAATGAAGACCTAAAACAAACACTTCTTATCAAGGAAACTACCTCGTAGAGCTGCATTTTTGTTTGAGAGAATGCCATGGGCATCTTCCAGAGCATTATTCACTATTCCCATAAAAAACTCTTCTGGAACACCACCATAGCTAAGAAGTGCAATTAAATTCTTTGAAAGGAACGTTTTCTTTGGTCGAGAGCTGCAAGATGGAAAGTAAGAATGTCACcacatttttctttcattggaTAAATCATAGTTACTGGCAAAAAAGGCAGAGCATTGAGTTCTCTATATCAGTAAGTTTATTTATCAAGATACATCACAATGCTTCCAAGCCAGTCCAACTTGCTGGCAGCTTCTTTCAAACATAACTGCAAAAACTCATGCCCAACTACTGAACAGAATATCAAGTTTTGtaacttacaataaaaaaatttgtattattATGGGTACTTCTGTTGTTCAGTTAGAAACCAAAACATAACATCAACTGAGAGAACATACAAGcaggaaataaaaaagaacaaaaatcataacTACCTGGTTCCAACTATCTCcaatgaattttttgaaaaagtacTTGATAGTTTTGGATCCGTCTCAACCTTAATCATAGAAGGCCTTATGTGCAGAGTTTGATGAGTAAGCTATAAAATACATGGAAATAATAATCAGAtatcaaaaacacaaacaagatcaagaaagaaattagCTAGATAGGAACCAGGTTATCCACAAACTCTGGCCGGGACCATCAATAACCACCAGTTATTGGATTTCAAAACTTTCTTCTTGAAGTAATGTGAATGATTTATTAATATGTCATGTCATAACAGAAAAATCTGGCATAAAGGTCCACCAATCTCAATTCAAAGGTCATATCAACCCAAACTACATTGCTGATGCAGATATTGTTGTATGCAATTTAGATCAGAAATGGAGGCAATAGTGGTGAGAGAGGATAATTTTGAGGCAGAAAATTGAAGTAGATCAAAGCATTCAAAAGGGGAGTGTGAATATAAATTGCATAATATTCAACTTTGCAATCATCATGTTCACAAGGTCATCAGTTTAGCTTCGTACCCCTCCAGCCTCAAAGAAAATTGTTCCATTCTGACAGTGACGGAACCATAATTGTTAGTTATTCAACCAAACATTTATTGTCCCAAAGTAGATAAATAGATAGGATGTGATTTCATATGATGTACTTTTCTTTTAGAAACTTCTAGTCATTTGGACAGCTTCAGTTCACCTGCATATAGATTGTTTGGTTCAATTCCCTCTCCAACCCTAATAATCTTACATCAAAAGCCCTTACTTCACTGAAACAAGAGAAATTACAATCACTCCTATGCATCAAACTAAAGATCCAATAATCTTCAAAGTTTTAGAAACCTCATATGATTCAGAGATAGTACATCAACAGTATCAACATGTGAAaattctctaaaattttaaaatcatcattGTACCAGACTGGCTTCAATGAACCTTAAATATGGACAAAAAAAGTAATGTTCGGATCCTCTCGCGTTCCTAAGGGAATATAACCAATCATGTTCCAAATGTCaccattaattttgaatttaatgacTAGATTTGGTgaagcaaaaaatataataatcattttaacatgcattaaaataatgcccattcattttgaatttaatagttTAGATCTCTCGAACATCAAAACATGATGCAAAAGAACGCGAGAGGACATCAATCCAAAAAATCAACTcattattatttcaatggaaTACAAAATTCCAAAACTATACCTTCTTATTCACAAGGAAA is part of the Populus trichocarpa isolate Nisqually-1 chromosome 7, P.trichocarpa_v4.1, whole genome shotgun sequence genome and encodes:
- the LOC18100983 gene encoding probable RNA-dependent RNA polymerase 5 isoform X1: MAEINNDKIVPLPCVVEELIAKICREQNRRPLETNTRLTLASLGEEVALNILWRISGQEIRKSFDGFVLHLAKQFSPNINASSSSPNIHSSLSPSPQQPQNRSPITTTRLLMNSQSDSGAQSPISLKLEGSSTMDSQRQRGNESTTSQHLVALGELEFRKAFLILSYLGGKNLEEVVSVDQIRGYKDLPMRTFESKIWEAFGCRRDYIKEEDRVKYLDWDSGKTHIYHCHVDPDGSYRFKGPYLSKLRNVLQRTLGDDNILMVKFGEVKDDRDSGSRSLDDYFSKYNKVLGEGIHVGLRCYRFFVFKDGGKEEKKKDPTTSPVKCFFVRMESVASIDNQDNILSGKTIRQARSVFMHVDNLSSLSNYMARFSLILSKTMNLEVDLSCVDIKTIADEPCRDKDGNVVYGTDGKPLIHTDGTGFISHDLALKCPKNQFKGTCLRASNIERLNVHNEVMEQYPECRNGDPPLLIQFRLFNNGRAVKGTFLVNKKLTHQTLHIRPSMIKVETDPKLSSTFSKNSLEIVGTSSRPKKTFLSKNLIALLSYGGVPEEFFMGIVNNALEDAHGILSNKNAALRVALNYGDMDDNIVATMIGCGIPLEEPYLQCRLSILMKEEKKSLKGGKIPVPESYYLMGTADPTGLLESDEVCIILDCGQISGEVLIYRNPGLHFGDIHILKATYVRELEDFVGNAKYAIFFPCKGPRSLADEMSGGDFDGDMFFVSRNPQLLETFKQTEPWTPSTSTPNVPNRKPSEFSDEELEVELFKLFLRNRFQPSSTVGVAADSWLAMMDRLLTLGNDCAEEIVCMKENINLLIDIYYDALDAPKKGGRRIEVPEGLKAELFPHFMGKNEKKTYRSTSILGKIYDKVKAYEDMDLSSNDVWKLPCFDDEVHELYLVKWKELYGQYRKEMRNALKAGEESNDKANEVIRKYKEFLYEAAEFNLSKRRDEEIFEEAMALYQVSYNHAKSQGVVGNCSFAWRVAGLALCTLYVLKNQGERPMICSPSALKGIL
- the LOC18100983 gene encoding probable RNA-dependent RNA polymerase 5 isoform X2 — encoded protein: MAEINNDKIVPLPCVVEELIAKICREQNRRPLETNTRLTLASLGEEVALNILWRISGQEIRKSFDGFVLHLAKQFSPNINASSSSPNIHSSLSPSPQQPQNRSPITTTRLLMNSQSDSGAQSPISLKLEGSSTMDSQRQRGNESTTSQHLVALGELEFRKAFLILSYLGGKNLEEVVSVDQIRGYKDLPMRTFESKIWEAFGCRRDYIKEEDRVKYLDWDSGKTHIYHCHVDPDGSYRFKGPYLSKLRNVLQRTLGDDNILMVKFGEVKDDRDSGSRSLDDYFSKYNKVLGEGIHVGLRCYRFFVFKDGGKEEKKKDPTTSPVKCFFVRMESVASIDNQDNILSGKTIRQARSVFMHVDNLSSLSNYMARFSLILSKTMNLEVDLSCVDIKTIADEPCRDKDGNVVYGTDGKPLIHTDGTGFISHDLALKCPKNQFKGTCLRASNIERLNVHNEVMEQYPECRNGDPPLLIQFRLFNNGRAVKGTFLVNKKLTHQTLHIRPSMIKVETDPKLSSTFSKNSLEIVGTSSRPKKTFLSKNLIALLSYGGVPEEFFMGIVNNALEDAHGILSNKNAALRVALNYGDMDDNIVATMIGCGIPLEEPYLQCRLSILMKEEKKSLKGGKIPVPESYYLMGTADPTGLLESDEVCIILDCGQISGEVLIYRNPGPRSLADEMSGGDFDGDMFFVSRNPQLLETFKQTEPWTPSTSTPNVPNRKPSEFSDEELEVELFKLFLRNRFQPSSTVGVAADSWLAMMDRLLTLGNDCAEEIVCMKENINLLIDIYYDALDAPKKGGRRIEVPEGLKAELFPHFMGKNEKKTYRSTSILGKIYDKVKAYEDMDLSSNDVWKLPCFDDEVHELYLVKWKELYGQYRKEMRNALKAGEESNDKANEVIRKYKEFLYEAAEFNLSKRRDEEIFEEAMALYQVSYNHAKSQGVVGNCSFAWRVAGLALCTLYVLKNQGERPMICSPSALKGIL